The following coding sequences are from one Kwoniella dendrophila CBS 6074 chromosome 8, complete sequence window:
- a CDS encoding potassium uptake protein, translating into MTDLNLEDNAHYLSDDHQSSLHYNYKTSNSRFNNADQVGEEIVNIRTRRASAAIPSTNTIGDEEEGEAGLKRSSDHRETQEFSGLSLLSLSFQSLGVIYGDIGTSPLYVFSSTFSDPPSKRDLIGILSLVLWSLILMVTVKYICVILRADNDGEGGTFSTYALLSRYVIKYHLKNPRETSKVEMKRLATIDIENTGKRGHRGIQLRRKIEASKIVKIVLKIIGILAVTMVLSDGVLTPAQSVLGAIQGIQVAVPNISKSTIIGTTDGILILLYLIQPLGISKITIVFAPIIGIWFLLNASFGIYNLINYDATIFKAFYPYYGINYLIRNKELGWRHLGGVLLSFTGVEALFADLGAFNRKSIQISWLCFVFPCLILTYTGQASYISENPKSYSNPFFNSAPPGTLYFALVIAILAAIVASQAIITASFQLISQIMKLSYFPQLKIKHTSKKYHGQLYIPSINWLLMIGTVLVASIYNNTTSLGNAYGVCVMMVTFFDTLMVSLVAIFVWHFNPLYVVGIWLLFASLDGAFLSSALTKVPDGAWFTLSLSTILAIILLIWRFGKEKQWSGESQFKPFSQGNVFEMKSTSQHDKKNSIIPLSKINGLGIFFDKSGKDNPEVFNQFIEKLSCLPEFIIFFHLKPINKPTVSSENDRYQITRLNLGNSPNTYPNYCYRLIINYGFNDDIITPDLSLIIYNQIKNHLMTKELENQRQIQILEKAFNHKVLYIIGKEQLKIDRKKNNWFKMILLWSFIWTRENTRNRIANLNLSPDGIIEVGFLTEI; encoded by the exons ATGACTGATCTTAATCTAGAAGACAATGCTCATTACTTATCTGATGATCACCAAAGCAGTCTCCATTACAATTACAAAACATCAAACTCGAGATTTAACAATGCAGATCAGGTTGGCGAAGAGATTGTCAATATACGTACCCGTCGTGCATCGGCAgctataccttcaacaaatACTATTggggatgaagaagaaggagaggCAGGATTGAAGCGTTCAAGTGATCATCGTGAAACTCAA GAATTCTCTGgtttatctcttttatcattatcttttcAATCCTTAGGAGTAATTTACGGTGATATTGGtacatcacctttatatGTATTCtcatcaactttttctgatccaccttcaaaaCGAGATTTAATTGGAATTCTATCGTTAGTACTATGGTCattaattttgatggttaCTGTAAAATATATTTGCGTAATTCTTAGAgcagataatgatggtgaggGTGGTACGTTTAGTACATAtgctttattatcaagatatgtAA TTAAATATCACTTAAAAAATCCTAGAGAAACTTCAAAAGTTGAGATGAAACGATTAGCCACGATCGATATAGAAAATACAGGTAAAAGAGGACATCGAGGGATTCAACTACGCAGAAAAATAGAAGCTAGTAAAATTGTTAAAATTGTTTTAAAAATAATTGGAATTTTAGCTGTAACTATGGTTTTATCTGATGGAGTTTTAACTCCTGCTCAATCTGTTTTAGGTGCTATTCAAGGTATTCAAGTTGCTGTTCCAAATATAAGTAAAAGTACAATCATTGGTACTACAGAtggtattttgattttactcTATCTCATTCAACCATTAGGTATATCAAAAATTACAATTGTTTTCGCACCAATAATAGGGATTTGGTTTCTATTAAATGCTTCATTTGGGATTTATAATTTAATTAATTATGATGCTACAATATTTAAAGCTTTTTATCCTTATTATGgaataaattatctaatcAGAAATAAAGAATTAGGTTGGAGACatttaggtggtgttttATTATCTTTTACAGGTGTTGAAGCTTTATTTGCTGATTTAGGTGCATTTAATCGcaaatcaattcaaataaGTTGGTTATGTTTTGTATTTCcttgtttgattttgacttaTACAGGTCAAGCTTCATATATAAgtgaaaatccaaaatcatATTCTAATCCTTTCTTTAATTCTGCTCCACCAGGAACATTGTATTTTGCTTTGGTTATAGCTATTTTAGCTGCTATAGTAGCTTCACAAGCAATTATAACAGCAAGTTTTCAATTAATTTCACAAATTATGAAACTATCTTATTTCCCACAATTAAAAATAAAACATACATCGAAAAAATATCATGGTCAATTGTATATACCTTCGATCAATTGGTTATTAATGATTGGAACTGTTTTAGTTGCTTCAATTTATAATAACACAACAAGTTTAGGTAACGCTTATGGTGTTTGTGTAATGATGGTAACTTTTTTCGATACTTTAATGGTTTCTTTAGTAGCTATTTTCGTTTGGCATTTCAATCCTTTATATGTGGTTGGTATTTGGCTTTTATTCGCTTCTCTAGATGGtgcttttttatcttcagctttgaccAAAGTACCTGATGGTGCATGGTTCactttatcattatcaacgaTTTTAGCGAttattttattgatttggagatttggtaaagaaaaacaatGGTCAGGTGAATCCCAATTTAAACCTTTTAGTCAAGGTAATGTGTTTGAAATGAAATCGACATCTCAACATGATAAAAAAAACAGTATTATACCATTAAGCAAAATCAatggattaggtatattttttgataaatctggaAAAGATAATCCAGAAgtattcaatcaatttattgaaaaattatcatgtttacctgaatttattatttttttCCATTTAAAACCTATCAATAAACCTACTGTatcatctgaaaatgatagataTCAAATTACTAGATtgaatttaggtaattctcCAAACACTTATCCTAATTATTGTTATAGATTAATTATAAATTATGGTTTTAACGATGATATAATTACAccagatttatctttaattatatataatcaaattaaaaATCATCTAATGACCAAggaattagaaaatcaaagacaaATACAAATTCTTGAAAAAGCTTTTAATCATAAAGTTTTATATATTATCGGTAAAGAACAATTAAAAATTGACAGAAAGAAAAATAATTGGTTTAAAATGATTTTATTATGGTCATTTATTTGGACAAGGGAAAATACGAGAAATCGTATTGCAAATTTAAATTTATCCCCTGATGGAATTATAGAAGTTGGATTTTTGACAGAAATTTAG